The proteins below come from a single Sorghum bicolor cultivar BTx623 chromosome 4, Sorghum_bicolor_NCBIv3, whole genome shotgun sequence genomic window:
- the LOC110434896 gene encoding uncharacterized protein LOC110434896, giving the protein MKGAQDKRHRKKQDLQVLAPFPGCLGRMINMFDLSNGVVATKMLTEKAHRDVSPAGKDRSNTFKMAINPPAQTEDKQRDSQTRRNSPTKRSNSPTKRSGGTPVKMLMEQDMWKEGVPDDEPLNVVARLMGLHDPPVQQSNFPLGRQLDKEYQFGGFEENYRNLKPKKESRCHQNQKAGPRHQHTWNGFGDQPSRINSSQSKHQGNEPCCEKRMSLVREKFAEAKRLATDEKLLHSKEFQDALQFLSSNRELFLEFLDEPNPLLSSNRYEFQPVAPHSEVKQITILKPSEPTKRKGSILIGRQLFSDGDESERNRYRRHQSLDVSPANSNLSEPTKIVVLKPGLSNSHDSRIARSSLSSAEDSEDESMMTVDETVCSRRLAKEITWQMRMRLKDKQDEESMLSREYPDFYIGDDSFGKSEVEIAKEMSGETSEELEFGTPTSGRSWDFLSRSGSPYSASCSSQASHRREPSVVREGKKKILERWSMVSSTVSGEEEMEGRRSTGTLGDMLTIPKVKDQEEIGAETLGSPALELEPEESFSCLPRSRSLPLSLSYGVAESNGLASGTQEAEKERIRKSSSFREKVSSLFSKNKKSTREKVDPSASNRLKHGGAVTTGDVKEGWNHLALENLQKQSTCLNTDEKNNVQGLVTSSCDTNDTANIPAKDISSISSLGTPGIFGDPQDQPSPVSVLDGPFICDNRRLLYSSENFITSSPQALSRSPLIGSFSRSLSWEDPPLEVMSPNSLRLSRLFSKADEDLDSLTFIQKLVHSCGMDRESCVLADPLNPNLLDKISDYEEDGIKFGKRRSKQRLLFDAVNEALTEIASMAELAAYPWGRSCSWEHRDCKNGSSNSAAEEIWRVIRNWSILEKYPPGEAIERNLLLEMILKREVAEPASADTTRLEMFDLNATVCAMVLEDLVEETAVDLTNC; this is encoded by the exons ATGAAAGGGGCTCAGGATAAGAGGCACAGAAAGAAGCAGGACCTCCAGGTTCTCGCGCCCTTCCCGGGATGCCTGGGGAGGATGATCAACATGTTCGACCTCAGCAACGGCGTGGTTGCCACCAAGATGCTCACCGAGAAGGCACATAGAGATG tttctccagctggaaAAGACCGGAGTAATACTTTCAAGATGGCAATTAACCCCCCAGCTCAGACTGAAGATAAACAA AGAGATAGTCAGACAAGAAGGAATTCCCCTACTAAAAGATCAAACTCGCCTACTAAAAGATCTGGTGGGACACCTGTTAAGATGCTCATGGAGCAGGACATGTGGAAAGAAGGTGTGCCTGATGACGAGCCACTGAATGTTGTTGCAAGATTAATGGGTCTACATGACCCTCCAGTTCAGCAATCCAATTTCCCTTTAGGAAGACAATTGGATAAGGAATATCAGTTTGGTGGTTTTGAAGAGAACTACCGGAATCTCAAGCCAAAGAAGGAAAGCAGATGCCATCAAAACCAAAAGGCAGGGCCACGCCATCAGCACACTTGGAATGGTTTTGGTGACCAACCATCAAGAATCAATAGCAGCCAGAGCAAGCACCAAGGAAATGAGCCTTGTTGTGAGAAGAGGATGTCACTTGTTCGTGAGAAGTTTGCTGAAGCGAAGCGTCTAGCCACGGATGAGAAGCTTCTTCATTCGAAGGAGTTCCAAGATGCACTGCAGTTTTTAAGCTCAAATAGAGAGCTCTTCTTGGAGTTCCTTGATGAGCCAAATCCTCTGTTATCAAGCAACCGTTATGAGTTCCAACCTGTTGCACCACATTCTGAAGTGAAGCAAATAACCATACTGAAGCCATCAGAACCAACAAAGAGAAAAGGCAGCATCCTTATAGGGAGACAACTGTTTTCAGATGGAGATGAAAGTGAACGTAACAGATACAGGCGCCATCAGAGTTTAGATGTTTCCCCAGCAAATTCAAATTTGTCTGAGCCAACAAAAATTGTAGTACTAAAGCCAGGACTCTCCAATTCTCATGATTCCAGGATTGCGAGGTCTTCATTATCATCTGCAGAAGACAGTGAAGATGAAAGTATGATGACGGTTGATGAAACCGTGTGctcaagaagattggcaaaggaGATCACTTGGCAGATGAGGATGCGGCTAAAAGACAAGCAAGACGAAGAGAGCATGCTCTCACGTGAATACCCTGACTTTTATATCGGAGATGACTCCTTCGGTAAATCAGAAGTTGAGATTGCAAAAGAGATGTCTGGTGAAACAAGTGAGGAATTGGAGTTTGGCACTCCAACTTCTGGGCGTTCTTGGGATTTTCTGAGTAGAAGCGGAAGTCCTTACTCTGCATCATGCTCTAGTCAGGCATCCCATAGAAGGGAACCATCAGTAGTTAGGGAAGGAAAGAAGAAGATTTTAGAGAGATGGTCTATGGTATCATCCACAGTCAGTGGTGAAGAAGAAATGGAAGGTCGCAGAAGTACAGGCACACTTGGTGACATGCTCACAATACCGAAAGTCAAGGACCAGGAAGAAATTGGAGCTGAAACACTGGGGAGCCCAGCACTTGAGCTGGAACCTGAAGAGTCTTTCTCATGTTTGCCAAGATCTCGATCTCTTCCACTTTCTTTGTCCTATGGAGTCGCTGAGTCAAATGGATTAGCCTCTGGCACTCAGGAAGCTGAAAAGGAAAGAATCAGGAAGTCATCATCATTTAGGGAAAAAGTTTCTAGCCTGTTTTCTAAAAATAAGAAATCAACTAGGGAGAAAGTAGATCCATCTGCGAGCAATAGACTCAAGCATGGAGGGGCTGTGACTACTGGTGATGTGAAGGAAGGCTGGAACCATCTTGCCCTAGAGAATCTTCAGAAACAAAGTACTTGTCTAAACACAGATGAGAAGAACAATGTGCAAGGACTCGTGACTAGTTCTTGTGATACTAATGATACAGCTAATATCCCTGCCAAG GATATTTCCTCCATTTCAAGTCTTGGCACCCCAGGAATCTTTGGTGACCCTCAGGACCAACCTAGTCCTGTATCTGTACTAGATGGACCGTTTATATGTGATAACAGGAGGCTACTGTACTCATctgaaaatttcataacttcatCCCCAC AAGCTTTGTCGAGGTCTCCCCTGATCGGATCATTTTCACGGTCACTGTCATGGGAGGATCCCCCGCTGGAAGTCATGTCACCAAATTCTTTGAGACTCTCAAGGCTTTTCTCAAAGGCTGATGAAGATCTAGATTCACTGACGTTTATCCAAAAGCTGGTCCACTCTTGTGGCATGGATCGAGAAAGTTGCGTATTAGCTGACCCTTTGAACCCAAATTTGCTTGATAAGATTTCAgattatgaagaagatggaattaagtTTGGGAAAAGGCGGTCAAAACAAAGGCTTCTTTTTGACGCTGTAAACGAAGCACTCACTGAGATTGCTTCGATGGCGGAACTGGCTGCATACCCCTGGGGTAGATCATGCTCTTGGGAGCACAGGGATTGCAAGAATGGTTCCAGTAATTCAGCGGCTGAGGAAATTTGGCGGGTCATTAGGAACTGGTCGATACTTGAGAAGTATCCTCCCGGCGAAGCTATTGAAAGAAATCTCTTGCTGGAGATGATACTCAAGAGGGAGGTGGCTGAGCCAGCCAGCGCTGACACAACTCGGTTAGAGATGTTTGATCTCAACGCCACGGTCTGCGCCATGGTCTTGGAGGACCTGGTTGAAGAGACAGCTGTAGATCTGACTAACTGCTAG